TAAACAAGGTCACCGTCAACCATATACAAAAGTTGTCATCAACGCAATCAACGCTTAATTTTAAGGAGAACACATGATACAGGCAGTCTTTGAGAGAGCCGAAGATGGCGAGCTGAGGAGTGCGGAAATTACTGGACACGCCGAGAGTGGCGAATACGGCTTTGATGTCGTGTGTGCATCGGTTTCTACGCTTGCCATTAACTTTATCAATTCTATTGAGAAATTTGCAGGCTATGAACCAATCCTAGAATTAAACGAAGATGAAGGTGGCTATCTGATGGTTGAAATACCAAAAGATCTTCCTTCACACCAGAGAGAAATGACCCAGTTATTCTTTGAATCATTTTTCTTAGGTATGGCAAACTTATCGGAGAACTCTTCTGAGTTCGTCCAAACCAGAGTTATCACAGAAAACTAACACGGAGGAAAACATTATGTTAAAAATGACTCTTAACAACTTGCAACTTTTCGCCCACAAAAAAGGTGGAGGTTCTACATCAAACGGACGTGATTCACAAGCGAAACGTCTTGGAGCTAAAGCAGCTGACGGACAAACTGTAACAGGTGGATCAATCCTTTACCGTCAACGTGGTACACACATCTACCCAGGTGTAAACGTTGGACGTGGTGGAGACGATACTTTGTTCGCTAAAGTTGAAGGCGTAGTACGCTTTGAACGTAAAGGACGCGATAAAAAACAAGTTTCTGTTTACCCAATCGCAAAATAAAAAGGTCCAGTGAACCTTTTTATCCCGAGCCTTGAAATATAAAGGCGAGGAAGCTAGAAGTAGCATTAAATAAGGCTTTCCGAGTTTTCGGAGAGCCTGCTTTTTTTGTTTTGGTACCCATATTTTAAAATCCTATATAAGAAGCGAACTTGTCGGCTACTTTGTCTTTTAGATACAATTATAAAATAGTGGAATGTGAGCCTTTTACAGTAATGAATGTTATAAGGGAATAAGATATTGTAAAAATTGCTAAGATTTGATATAATAATTTTATCTTAGTAAGCTAGCAGAAATATGGAAAGGATGTAAACCTGTATGAAAAAAATTATCACTATAATAGTCTGTTCAATCTCTTTTCTTGTTTTATCTGCTTGTGTCAGTAAGAAAAAACTTGTTCTTCCTGAACCTGAAACGATCTCTGTAATTTCCCTGCAGAAAAAAATCTCTGAAGATATTAAAACTATAACCAAGAGAGAAGAAATCTCAAAATTGATTGACGAGATACAGAAGCAGTCCACCTCCACAACTTTAGAAAGTTTAAATGATCAACCGACAAATGTTAAAGATTACATCATTATCAAATTCTCTCATCAGAATGAAGAAAATGATAGTGTAGCCTATCTATATACTATGAAAGAAAAACAATATATTGAACAACCCTATGTTGGGATTTGGGAGGTAAGTCCAGATATAGCGAATAGGGTTGAAGAAGCTTATTCTAGTTGATTTATAGAATAAAAGAAATTTTTAGAGAGTTTTCTTGTATCATGTTTTAAACGGTAAATCAACAAGATTTGCTGTTTTTATTTGTTTGAAATAAAATGAGGACTGAAAAAAGATATCATTCTAATTCTTGTATTGGGGTATTAGAGTATTCGCTTAGACTTGAAAATTTCCAGACTCTTTTCCTTTTTGGAAAACTTCTAAAATATGGTATAATGAAAAGATAAAGAAGTTGGGGGTAGAAGATGAACATTCAACAATTACGCTATGTTGTGGCCATTGCCAATAGTGGTACTTTCCGTGAAGCTGCTGAAAAGATGTATGTTAGTCAGCCGAGTCTGTCTATTTCTGTTCGTGATTTGGAGAAAGAGTTGGGCTTTAAGATTTTCCGTCGGACCAGCTCAGGGACTTTCTTGACCCGTCGTGGTATGGAATTCTATGAAAAAGCGCAAGAATTGGTTAAAGGATTTGATATTTTTCAAAATCAGTATGCCAATCCTGAAGAAGAAAAAGATGAATTTTCCATTGCTAGTCAGCACTATGACTTCTTGCCACCAACCATTACGGCCTTTTCAGAGCGCTATCCTGACTATAAAAACTTCCGTATTTTTGAATCAACTACTGTTCAAATCTTAGATGAAGTAGCGCAAGGGCATAGTGAGATTGGGATTATCTACCTTAACAATCAAAATAAAAAGGGGATTATGCAACGGGTTGAAAAGCTAGGCCTAGAGGTCATTGAATTAATTCCCTTCCATACCCATATTTATCTTCGTGAAGGGCATCCTTTGGCTCAGAAAGAGGAATTGGTCATGGAGGATTTAGCAGATCTACCAACGGTTCGTTTCACTCAAGAGAAAGATGAGTACCTTTATTATTCAGAGAACTTTGTCGATACCAGTGCGAGTTCACAGATGTTTAATGTGACAGACCGTGCTACCTTGAATGGTATTTTAGAGCGGACGGACGCCTATGCAACAGGTTCTGGTTTTTTAGATAGTGACAGTGTTAATGGCATCACAGTTATTCGTCTCAAGGATAACCTAGATAATCGCATGGTCTATGTTAAACGTGAAGAAGTAGAGCTGAGTCAAGCTGGGGCTCTCTTTGTAGAAGTCATGCAAGAATATTTTGATCAAAAGAGGAAATCATGAAAAAAAGAGGAATAGTGGCAGTCATTGTACTGCTTTTGATTGCGCTGGATCAGTTGGTCAAATCCTATATCGTCCAGCAGATTCCACTGGGTGAAGTGCGCTCTTGGATTCCCAATTTCGTTAGCTTGACCTACCTGCAAAATCGAGGGGCAGCCTTTTCTATCTTACAAGACCAGCAGTGGTTATTTGCTATCATTACACTGGTCGTTATGGTAGGTGCCATTTGGTATCTACATAAACACATGGAGGACTCATTCTGGATGGTCTTGGGTTTGACCTTGATAATCGCAGGTGGTCTTGGAAACTTTATTGACAGAGTCAGTCAGGGCTTTGTTGTGGATATGTTCCACCTTGACTTTATTAATTTTGCAATTTTCAATGTTGCAGATAGCTATTTGACTGTTGGAGTGATTATTTTATTAATTGCAATGCTAAAAGAGGAAATAAATGGAAATTAAAATTGAAACTGGTGGCCTGCGTTTGGATAAGGCTTTGTCGGATTTGACAGAATTATCACGCAGTCTCGCGAATGAAAAAATCAAATCAGGACAGGTCTTGGTCAATGGGCAAGTCAAGAAAGCTAAATACACAGTTCAAGAAGGCGATGTCGTCACTTACCATCTGCCAGAACCAGAGGTTTTAGAGTATGTAGCTGAGAATCTTCCGCTAGAAATCATCTACCAAGATGAGGATGTGGCCGTCGTTAACAAACCTCAGGGGATGGTTGTGCATCCGAGTGCTGGTCATACTAGTGGAACTCTGGTAAATGCCCTTATGTATCATATTAAGGACTTGTCGGGTATCAATGGGGTTCTGCGTCCAGGAATTGTTCACCGTATTGATAAGGATACGTCAGGTCTTCTCATGATTGCTAAAAACGATGAGGCGCATCTAGCACTTGCCCAAGAACTTAAGGATAAAAAGTCTCTCCGCAAATATTGGGCGATTGTTCATGGAAATTTGCCTAATGATTGTGGTGTGATTGAAGCGCCGATTGGCCGTAGTGAAAAAGACCGTAAGAAACAGGCTGTGACTGCTAAAGGGAAGCCTGCAGTGACCCGTTTCCACGTTTTGGAACGCTTTGGTGATTATAGCTTAGTGGAGTTGCAACTGGAGACAGGGCGCACTCATCAAATCCGTGTTCACATGGCTTATATCGGCCATCCAGTCGCTGGTGATGAAGTCTATGGTCCTCGCAAGACTTTGAAAGGACATGGACAATTTCTTCATGCCAAGACTCTAGGTTTTACTCATCCGAGAACAGGTGAGACCTTGGAATTTACAGCAGATATCCCAGAGATTTTTAAGAAAACATTGGAGAGATTGAGAAAGTAAGAATGAAAAAGAAATTAACTAGTTTAGCACTTGCAGGCGCTTTTTTAGGTTTGTCATGGTATGGAAATGTTCAAGCTCAAGAAAGTTCAGGAAATAAAATCCACTTTATCAATGTTCAAGAAGGTGGCAGTGATGCAATCATTCTTGAAAGTAATGGACATTTTGCCATGGTGGATACAGGAGAAGATTATGATTTCCCAGATGGAAGTGATTCTCGTTACCCATGGAGAGAAGGAATTGAAACGTCTTATAAGCATGTTCTGACAGACCGTGTCTTTCGTCGTTTGAAGGAATTGGGTGTCCAAAAACTTGATTTTATTTTAGTGACCCATACCCACAGTGATCATATTGGAAATGTTGATGAATTACTTTCTACCTACCCAGTTGACCGAGTCTATCTTAAAAAATATAGTGATAATCGTATTACTAATTCTGAACGTCTATGGGATAATCTGTATGGCTATGATAAGGTTTTACAGACTGCCGCTGAAAAAGGTGTTTCAGTTATTCAAAATATCACACAAGGGGATGCTCATTTTCAGTTTGGAGACATGGATATTCAACTCTATAACTATGAAAATGAAACTGATTCATCAGGTGAATTAAAGAAAATTTGGGATGACAATTCCAATTCCTTGATTAGCGTGGTGAAAGTCAATGGTAAGAAAATTTACCTTGGGGGCGACTTAGATAATGTTCATGGAGCAGAAGACAAGTATGGTCCTCTCATTGGAAAAGTTGATTTGATGAAGTTTAACCATCACCGTGATACCAATAAATCAAACACCAAGGATTTCATTAAACATTTGAGTCCGAGTTTGATTGTTCAAACCTCGGATAGTTTACCTTGGAAAAATGGTGTTGATAGTGAGTATGTTAATTGGCTCAAAGAACGAGGAATTGAGAGAATCAACGCAGCCAGCAAAGACTATGATGCAACAGTTTTTGATATTCGACAAGATGGTTTAGTAAACATTTCAACTTCCTACAAGCCGATTCCAAGTTTTCAAGATGGTTGGCATAAGAGTGCATATGGGAATTGGTGGTATCAAGCACCTGATTCTACAGGAGAGTATGCAGTAGGTTGGAATGAAATCGAAGGTGAATGGTATTACTTTAACCAAACGGGTATCTTGTTACAGAATCAATGGAAAAAATGGAACAATCATTGGTTCTATTTGACAGACTCTGGTGCTTCTGCTAAAAATTGGAAGAAAATTGATGGAATCTGGTATTATTTCAACAAAGAAAATCAGATGGAAATTGGTTGGGTAAATACTGGAAGTCAGAACTATTATTTATCAAACGATGGCTCTATGAAGACAGGTTGGCTTCAATATAAGGGGCAATGGTATTACTTTGCTCAATCAGGAGAAATGAAAACGGGTTGGGTAAAAGATAAAGAAACCTGGTACTATATGGATTCTACTGGTATCATGAAGACAGGCGAGATAGAAGTTGCTGGTCATCATTACTATCTAGAAGATTCAGGAGCTATGAAGCAAGGTTGGCTTAAAAAGGCAAATGCTTGGTATTTCTACAAGGAAGATGGTTCACGAGCTGTTGGTTGGATTAAAAACAAGGATAAATGGTACTTCTTGAAAGAAAATGGTCAATTGCTTGTGAACGGTAAGACACCAGAAGGCTATACTGTTGATTCAAGTGGTGCCTGGTTAGTGGATGTTCCGGTCGAGAAATCTGTTACAACTAAAGTCACAAGTCATTCAGAAATAAAAGAATCCAAAGAAGTAGTGAAAAAAGATCTTGAAAGTAAAGAAATTAGACAGAATGAAGGTGTTACAAGCGCTTCAACTAGTCAAGATTTGACTTCTTCAACTTCACAAAGCTCTGAGACGAGTACAAATAAATCGGAATCAGAACAGTAGTAAAAAAGAAGGTTTTAGGGCCTTCTTTTTCCTATCAACTCTTTTCTATTTTATGCTATTCATGTTATAATGGATAAATATGAAGAATCGGAGTGAGACTATGAAATACAAACGGATCGTCTTTAAGGTGGGGACTTCTTCTCTGACAAATGAGGATGGAAGTTTATCACGTAGTAAGGTAAAGGCTATTACCCAGCAGTTGGCTATGTTGCACGAGGCGGGTCATGAGTTGATTTTGGTGTCGTCGGGAGCCATTGCTGCCGGTTTTGGAGCCTTAGGATTTAAAAAGCGTCCGACTAAGATTGCTGATAAACAGGCTTCAGCAGCGGTAGGGCAAGGGCTTTTGTTGGAAGAATACACGACCAATCTTCTCTTGCGCCAAATCGTTTCTGCACAAATTTTGCTGACCCAGGATGACTTTGTGGATAAGCGCCGTTATAAAAATGCCCATCAGGCTTTGTCGGTTCTACTTAGCCGTGGAGCGATTCCTATCATAAACGAGAATGACAGTGTCGTCATTGATGAGCTCAAGGTCGGGGACAATGACACTCTAAGTGCCCAGGTAGCGGCCATGGTCCAAGCAGACCTTTTGGTCCTCTTGACAGATGTAGACGGTCTCTATACAGGAAATCCTAATTCAGATCCAACAGCCAAACGCTTGGAGAGAATTGAGACCATCAATCGTGAGATTATTGATATGGCCGGTGGAGCAGGTTCTTCAAACGGAACTGGGGGCATGTTAACCAAAATCAAAGCTGCAACTATCGCGACAGAATCAGGAGTTCCTGTTTATATCTGCTCATCCTTGAAGTCAGATGCCATGATTGAGGCAGCTGAGGAGACCAAGGATGGTTCCTACTTTGTTGCTCAAGAGAAGGGACTTCGTACCCAGAAACAATGGCTGGCCTTTTATGCTCAGAGTCAAGGTTCTATTTGGGTCGATAGAGGGGCTGCAGAAGCTCTCTCCCAACATGGAAAGAGTCTTCTTTTATCTGGTATTGTTGACGCAGAAGGAGCCTTTTCTTACGGTGATATCGTGACAGTATTTGACAAGGAAAGTGGAAAATCACTTGGAAAAGGACGCGTGCAATTTGGAGCATCTGCTTTGGAGGATATGTTGCGTTCTCAAAAAGCCAAGGGTATCTTGATTCACCGTGATGACTGGATTTCCATTACTCCTGAAATCCAACTACTCTTTACAGAATTTTAGAGGTAAACTATGGTAAGTACACAAGAACAATTTGAACAGGTACAGGCTGTTAAAAAATCAATCAACACAGCTAGTGAAGAGGTGAAAAACCAAGCCTTGCTAGCCATGGTTGATCACTTAGTGGCTGCTACAGAGGAAATTTTAGCAGCCAATGCCCTTGATATGGAAGCTGCTAAGGGTAAAATCTCAGATGTGATGCTGGATCGTCTTTATTTGGATGCAAGTCGTATAGAAACGATGGCAAGAGGGATTCGTGAAGTGGTTGCTTTACCAGATCCAATAGGTGAAGTCTTAGAAACCAATCAGCTTGAAAATGGCTTGGTTATCACCAAGAAACGGGTGGCTATGGGGGTTATTGGTATTATCTATGAAAGTCGTCCAAATGTGACGTCTGACGCGGCTGCTCTGGCTCTCAAGAGTGGAAATGCAGTTGTTCTTCGTAGTGGGAAGGATGCCTATCAAACAGCTCATGCTATTGTCACAGCCTTGAAAAAGGGCTTGGAGACGACTACTATTCATCCAGATGTGATTCAACTGGTGGAAGATACTAGCCGAGAAAGCAGCTATGCTATGATGAAGGCAAAGGGCTATCTAGATCTTCTCATTCCTCGTGGGGGAGCTGGTTTGATCAATGCAGTGGTTGAGAATGCTATCGTACCTGTTATCGAGACCGGGACTGGGATTGTCCATATCTATGTGGACAAGGATACAGACAAAGATAAGGCTCTGTCTATCATCAACAATGCCAAAACTAGTCGTCCTTCTGTCTGCAATGCCATGGAGGTTTTACTTGTTCATGAAGACAAGGCAGCAAGCTTCCTTCCTCGCTTGGAGCAAGTTCTAGTTGCAGAGCGTAAAGAAGCTGGGTTGGGACCAATTGAATTTCGACTTGATAGCAAAGCAAGCCAGTTTGTTTCAGGTCACGCAGCTGAAGCACAAGACTTTGACACCGAGTTTTTAGACTATGTATTAGCTGTTAAGGTTGTGAGCAGTTTAGAAGAAGCTGTTGCCCATATTGAGGCTCACAGTACCCATCATTCGGATGCAATTGTAACTGAAAATGCTGAAGCTGCAGCTTACTTTACAGATCAAGTGGACTCTGCAGCTGTCTATGTCAATGCCTCAACTCGTTTCACAGATGGAGGCCAATTTGGTCTTGGATGTGAAATGGGGATTTCAACTCAGAAACTGCACGCGCGTGGTCCAATGGGATTAAAAGAGTTGACTAGCTACAAGTATGTGGTTATGGGTGATGGTCAGATAAGGGAGTAAGAGATGAAAATTGGATTTATCGGTTTGGGGAATATGGGAGCTAGCTTGGCTAAGGCTGTTTTGCAGGCCAAGACGGGCGATGACATTCTTCTTGCCAATCGTAGCCAAGCCAAGGTGGATGCTTTCATTGCAGACTTTGGTGGTCAGGCTTCCAGCAATGAAAAAATATTCGCAGAAGCAGATGTGATTTTTCTAGGAGTGAAGCCTGCTCAGTTTTCTGAACTGCTTTCTCAATATCAGACCATCCTTGAAAAACGAGAAAGTCTTCTTTTGATTTCGATGGCAGCTGGATTAACTTTAGAAAAACTAGCAAGTCTTATACCAAGTCACCACAGAATTATTCGTATGATGCCAAATACCCCTGCTTCTATCGGACAAGGAGTGATTAGTTATGCCTTGTCTTCTAATTGCAGGACTGAGGACAGTGAGCTCTTTTGTCAGCTGTTAACCAAGGCTGGCCTCTTGGTTGAACTGGGAGAAGGCTTAATCGACGCGGCGACAGGTCTTGCAGGCTGTGGGCCGGCCTTTGTCTATCTTTTTATTGAGGCTTTGGCGGATGCGGGGGTTCAGACGGGATTACCACGAGAAACAGCATTGAAAATGGCAGCCCAAACTGTGGTAGGAGCTGGACAATTGGTCTTAGAAAGCCAAGAGCATCCTGGGGTCTTAAAAGACCAAGTTTGCAGCCCAGGCGGTTCGACTATCGCTGGTGTAGCAAGCCTAGAAGCGCATGCTTTTCGAGGAACGGTCATGGAGGCAGTCACTAAAGCCTACAAACGAACTAAAAAACTTGGTAAATAAGAGGTGGATTTGTCTGCCTCTTTTATGGTGGTTGATACTCTTTGAAAATCTCTTCAAACTGCGTCAGCTTCCATCTGCAACCTCAAAACAGTGTTTTTAGCAACCTGCGGCTAGCTTCCTAGTTTGCTCTTTGATTTTCATTGAGTATGAAATGAGAAGCAAAAAGATTGTCACAAACCCCTATTTTTTTGATAGAATAGAAGTAGTAAAAAAGAAATGAGTTAGACATGTCAAAAGGATTTTTAGTCTCTCTTGAGGGACCAGAGGGAGCAGGCAAGACCAGTGTTTTAGAGGCTCTGCTCCCAATTTTCGAGGAAAAAGGAGTAGAGGTGCTGACGACCCGTGAACCTGGCGGAGTCTTGATTGGGGAGAAGATTCGGGAAGTGATTCTGGATCCAAGTCATACTCAGATGGATGCGAAGACAGAGTTGCTTCTTTATATTGCTAGTCGCAGACAGCACTTGGTGGAAAAAGTTCTTCCAGCACTTGAAGCTGGCAAGTTGGTCATTATGGACCGCTTCATCGATAGTTCCGTTGCATATCAGGGATTTGGTCGTGGCTTGGATATTGACGCCATTGATTGGCTCAATCACTTTGCGACAGATGGACTCAAACCTGATTTGACACTCTATTTTGACATCGAGGTCGAAGAAGGACTGGCTCGTATTGCTGCTAATAGTGACCGCGAGGTTAATCGTTTGGATTTGGAAGGGTTGGACTTGCATAAAAAAGTTCGTAAAGGTTATCTTTCTCTCTTGGAAAAAGAAGGAAATCGTATTGTCAAGATTGATGCTAGTCTTCCATTGGAGCAGGTTGTGGAAACTACCAAGGCTGTCTTGTTTGACAGAATGGGCTTGGCCAAATGAAACAAGATCAACTAAAGGCTTGGCAACCAGCCCAGTTTGACCGCTTTGTCCGTATTCTAGAACAAAACCAGCTCAATCACGCCTATCTCTTTTCAGGTTTCTTTGGAAGCTTGGAAATGGCGCAATTTTTGGCTAAGAGCCTCTTTTGTACGGATAAAGTAGGCGTTTTACCATGTGAAAACTGCCGAAATTGTAAGCTGATTGAACAGGGAGAATTTCCTGATGTCACCTTGATTAAGCCAGTTAATCAGGTCATCAAGACAGAACGGATTCGAGAATTGGTGGGGCAGTTTTCTCAAGCAGGGATTGAAAGCCAACAACAGGTCTTTATTATCGAGCAAGCTGAGAAAATGCATCCTAACGCAGCCAATTCTCTGCTCAAGGTCATCGAAGAACCCCAGAGTGAGGTTTACATTTTCTTCTTGACCAGCGATGAGGAAAAGATCTTACCTACAATCCGAAGTCGGACGCAAATTTTTCACTTTAAAAAGCAGGAAGAGAAGCTCATCTTACTCTTAGAACAAATGGGGTTGGTTAAGAAAAAAGCGACTCTCCTAGCCCAGTTTAGTCAATCGCGAGCTGAAGCGGAAAAGTTGGCTAATCAGGCAAGTTTTTGGACCTTAGTCGATGAAAGTGAACGCCTGCTGATTTGGTTAGTGGCTAAGAAAAAAGAAAGTTATTTGCAGGTTGCTAAATTAGCGAACTTGGCAGATGACAAGGAAAAACAAGATCAGGTTTTACGGATTCTTGAAGTTCTATGTGGACAAGATATCCTACAAGCAAGAGTTAGAGTGATTCTACAAGATTTGCTAGAAGCTAGAAAAATGTGGCAAGCTAATGTCAGCTTTCAAAATGCCATGGAATATTTGATCTTGAAAGAAATATAAACTCAAAAATGAATGATAAAGAAAGGAAAGGGCTGTTTTATGGACAAAAAAGAATTATTTGACGCGCTAGATGATTTTTCCCAACAGTTATTGGTAACCTTGGCCGATGTGGAAGCCATCAAGAAAAATCTCAAGAGCCTAGTAGAAGAAAATACAGCTCTTCGCTTGGAAAATAGTAAGTTGCGCGAACGCTTGGGTGAGGTGGAAGCAGACGCTCCCGTCAAGGCTAAACATGTTCGCGAAAGTGTCCGTCGCATTTACCGTGATGGA
The Streptococcus toyakuensis genome window above contains:
- the tmk gene encoding dTMP kinase, with the protein product MSKGFLVSLEGPEGAGKTSVLEALLPIFEEKGVEVLTTREPGGVLIGEKIREVILDPSHTQMDAKTELLLYIASRRQHLVEKVLPALEAGKLVIMDRFIDSSVAYQGFGRGLDIDAIDWLNHFATDGLKPDLTLYFDIEVEEGLARIAANSDREVNRLDLEGLDLHKKVRKGYLSLLEKEGNRIVKIDASLPLEQVVETTKAVLFDRMGLAK
- the cbpE gene encoding phosphorylcholine esterase CbpE, whose protein sequence is MKKKLTSLALAGAFLGLSWYGNVQAQESSGNKIHFINVQEGGSDAIILESNGHFAMVDTGEDYDFPDGSDSRYPWREGIETSYKHVLTDRVFRRLKELGVQKLDFILVTHTHSDHIGNVDELLSTYPVDRVYLKKYSDNRITNSERLWDNLYGYDKVLQTAAEKGVSVIQNITQGDAHFQFGDMDIQLYNYENETDSSGELKKIWDDNSNSLISVVKVNGKKIYLGGDLDNVHGAEDKYGPLIGKVDLMKFNHHRDTNKSNTKDFIKHLSPSLIVQTSDSLPWKNGVDSEYVNWLKERGIERINAASKDYDATVFDIRQDGLVNISTSYKPIPSFQDGWHKSAYGNWWYQAPDSTGEYAVGWNEIEGEWYYFNQTGILLQNQWKKWNNHWFYLTDSGASAKNWKKIDGIWYYFNKENQMEIGWVNTGSQNYYLSNDGSMKTGWLQYKGQWYYFAQSGEMKTGWVKDKETWYYMDSTGIMKTGEIEVAGHHYYLEDSGAMKQGWLKKANAWYFYKEDGSRAVGWIKNKDKWYFLKENGQLLVNGKTPEGYTVDSSGAWLVDVPVEKSVTTKVTSHSEIKESKEVVKKDLESKEIRQNEGVTSASTSQDLTSSTSQSSETSTNKSESEQ
- the proB gene encoding glutamate 5-kinase, which translates into the protein MKYKRIVFKVGTSSLTNEDGSLSRSKVKAITQQLAMLHEAGHELILVSSGAIAAGFGALGFKKRPTKIADKQASAAVGQGLLLEEYTTNLLLRQIVSAQILLTQDDFVDKRRYKNAHQALSVLLSRGAIPIINENDSVVIDELKVGDNDTLSAQVAAMVQADLLVLLTDVDGLYTGNPNSDPTAKRLERIETINREIIDMAGGAGSSNGTGGMLTKIKAATIATESGVPVYICSSLKSDAMIEAAEETKDGSYFVAQEKGLRTQKQWLAFYAQSQGSIWVDRGAAEALSQHGKSLLLSGIVDAEGAFSYGDIVTVFDKESGKSLGKGRVQFGASALEDMLRSQKAKGILIHRDDWISITPEIQLLFTEF
- a CDS encoding LysR family transcriptional regulator codes for the protein MNIQQLRYVVAIANSGTFREAAEKMYVSQPSLSISVRDLEKELGFKIFRRTSSGTFLTRRGMEFYEKAQELVKGFDIFQNQYANPEEEKDEFSIASQHYDFLPPTITAFSERYPDYKNFRIFESTTVQILDEVAQGHSEIGIIYLNNQNKKGIMQRVEKLGLEVIELIPFHTHIYLREGHPLAQKEELVMEDLADLPTVRFTQEKDEYLYYSENFVDTSASSQMFNVTDRATLNGILERTDAYATGSGFLDSDSVNGITVIRLKDNLDNRMVYVKREEVELSQAGALFVEVMQEYFDQKRKS
- a CDS encoding DNA polymerase III subunit delta', producing the protein MKQDQLKAWQPAQFDRFVRILEQNQLNHAYLFSGFFGSLEMAQFLAKSLFCTDKVGVLPCENCRNCKLIEQGEFPDVTLIKPVNQVIKTERIRELVGQFSQAGIESQQQVFIIEQAEKMHPNAANSLLKVIEEPQSEVYIFFLTSDEEKILPTIRSRTQIFHFKKQEEKLILLLEQMGLVKKKATLLAQFSQSRAEAEKLANQASFWTLVDESERLLIWLVAKKKESYLQVAKLANLADDKEKQDQVLRILEVLCGQDILQARVRVILQDLLEARKMWQANVSFQNAMEYLILKEI
- the lspA gene encoding signal peptidase II; this translates as MKKRGIVAVIVLLLIALDQLVKSYIVQQIPLGEVRSWIPNFVSLTYLQNRGAAFSILQDQQWLFAIITLVVMVGAIWYLHKHMEDSFWMVLGLTLIIAGGLGNFIDRVSQGFVVDMFHLDFINFAIFNVADSYLTVGVIILLIAMLKEEINGN
- the proC gene encoding pyrroline-5-carboxylate reductase, coding for MKIGFIGLGNMGASLAKAVLQAKTGDDILLANRSQAKVDAFIADFGGQASSNEKIFAEADVIFLGVKPAQFSELLSQYQTILEKRESLLLISMAAGLTLEKLASLIPSHHRIIRMMPNTPASIGQGVISYALSSNCRTEDSELFCQLLTKAGLLVELGEGLIDAATGLAGCGPAFVYLFIEALADAGVQTGLPRETALKMAAQTVVGAGQLVLESQEHPGVLKDQVCSPGGSTIAGVASLEAHAFRGTVMEAVTKAYKRTKKLGK
- a CDS encoding glutamate-5-semialdehyde dehydrogenase — encoded protein: MVSTQEQFEQVQAVKKSINTASEEVKNQALLAMVDHLVAATEEILAANALDMEAAKGKISDVMLDRLYLDASRIETMARGIREVVALPDPIGEVLETNQLENGLVITKKRVAMGVIGIIYESRPNVTSDAAALALKSGNAVVLRSGKDAYQTAHAIVTALKKGLETTTIHPDVIQLVEDTSRESSYAMMKAKGYLDLLIPRGGAGLINAVVENAIVPVIETGTGIVHIYVDKDTDKDKALSIINNAKTSRPSVCNAMEVLLVHEDKAASFLPRLEQVLVAERKEAGLGPIEFRLDSKASQFVSGHAAEAQDFDTEFLDYVLAVKVVSSLEEAVAHIEAHSTHHSDAIVTENAEAAAYFTDQVDSAAVYVNASTRFTDGGQFGLGCEMGISTQKLHARGPMGLKELTSYKYVVMGDGQIRE
- a CDS encoding DUF5301 domain-containing protein, with protein sequence MKKIITIIVCSISFLVLSACVSKKKLVLPEPETISVISLQKKISEDIKTITKREEISKLIDEIQKQSTSTTLESLNDQPTNVKDYIIIKFSHQNEENDSVAYLYTMKEKQYIEQPYVGIWEVSPDIANRVEEAYSS
- the yabA gene encoding DNA replication initiation control protein YabA, with translation MDKKELFDALDDFSQQLLVTLADVEAIKKNLKSLVEENTALRLENSKLRERLGEVEADAPVKAKHVRESVRRIYRDGFHVCNDFYGQRREQDEECMFCDELLYRE
- the rpmA gene encoding 50S ribosomal protein L27, which produces MLKMTLNNLQLFAHKKGGGSTSNGRDSQAKRLGAKAADGQTVTGGSILYRQRGTHIYPGVNVGRGGDDTLFAKVEGVVRFERKGRDKKQVSVYPIAK
- a CDS encoding RluA family pseudouridine synthase, whose product is MEIKIETGGLRLDKALSDLTELSRSLANEKIKSGQVLVNGQVKKAKYTVQEGDVVTYHLPEPEVLEYVAENLPLEIIYQDEDVAVVNKPQGMVVHPSAGHTSGTLVNALMYHIKDLSGINGVLRPGIVHRIDKDTSGLLMIAKNDEAHLALAQELKDKKSLRKYWAIVHGNLPNDCGVIEAPIGRSEKDRKKQAVTAKGKPAVTRFHVLERFGDYSLVELQLETGRTHQIRVHMAYIGHPVAGDEVYGPRKTLKGHGQFLHAKTLGFTHPRTGETLEFTADIPEIFKKTLERLRK
- a CDS encoding ribosomal-processing cysteine protease Prp, which gives rise to MIQAVFERAEDGELRSAEITGHAESGEYGFDVVCASVSTLAINFINSIEKFAGYEPILELNEDEGGYLMVEIPKDLPSHQREMTQLFFESFFLGMANLSENSSEFVQTRVITEN